One window of Pirellulales bacterium genomic DNA carries:
- a CDS encoding DEAD/DEAH box helicase: MPSKPSASRPTTAAILAQLKDFQRETVEHVFRRLYTDADHARRFLVADEVGLGKTLVARGVIAKAIDHLWDRTQRIDVVYVCSNTDIARQNINRLNVTGQKDFCLASRITLLPLTLANMRLRRLNFVSFTPGTSFELSHGAGQSLERVLIYWLIANEHDVSRTRATRLFEANAGTDSFRNQVDCFPTAHPSPHPKIAKMFWERLSNTDLLRKFDELCGAMPRAGMTVPPELHRDRNRLIGELRRLLAESCLNWLEPDLIILDEFQRFKHLLESDVEEPTEAAQLAHHLFNYQQSQTDSSLAARVLLLSATPYKMYTLAREKDQDDHYADFERTLHFLMPSPSSRDHVAGLIRRYREHLFDVAVGGNEQLLGVKRELEVALRQVMVRTERLALTPDRNGMLADVKQMRPQLMESDVEQYLVLQRVARSLESDDVLEYWKSAPYLLNFMDEYQLKRTLRDELASERQASKFVDAMRGAKAGLLRPEVIEAYGKLDPGNARLRALHDDVIERGAWRLLWIPPSLPYSEPRGAFATPTLQCFTKRLVFSCWRVVPKAISAILSYEAERRMMRTFSKKARNTAEARKKRRALLRFTFAKGRPTGMPVLGLIYPCRWLVEQLDPLLLARRLRGEQLPVPVAELVQAGADSIESALQEELTAARQRPGPADESWYWAAPLLLDLRHHPGEVQRWFAQPRLSQSWSGEPTQTTDDDSALGWETHVKKAQEFLDGRLELGPPPSDLCEVTAKSGFAGLGVVCLRALKRHIVAEEEVASDAVKTAAAALAHSFLRLFNLPEAMAVLRDRKRETPYWQSVLSYCLDGNLQAVLDEYAHMLIESLGLTDKPTTMIADELSKEMQRCLTLRTATTQVDILTVSSRSVRSEPIRLRTRFAMRFGDQDADDGSEPTRADQVRSAFNSPFWPFVLATTSVGQEGLDFHPYCHAVVHWNLPSNPVDLEQREGRVHRYKGHALRKNIAAAHGPVSLNGSKDIWAAMFEAARIARSADFNDLFPFWVTLDGPAKIERHIPALPLSRDIPKEDQLRRSLVIYRMAFGQNRQEDLVRFLLEKVGEERVRQLIEACRLSLAPT, from the coding sequence ATGCCGAGCAAACCAAGCGCCTCTCGCCCGACGACCGCTGCCATTCTTGCGCAGTTGAAGGACTTTCAACGCGAAACCGTCGAGCACGTATTTCGGCGACTCTATACTGACGCCGACCACGCGCGTCGTTTCCTTGTCGCTGACGAGGTTGGATTGGGGAAAACGCTCGTGGCGCGGGGCGTCATCGCCAAGGCCATCGACCACCTTTGGGACCGCACGCAGCGGATCGACGTGGTTTACGTCTGCTCGAACACAGACATTGCACGGCAAAACATCAATCGATTGAACGTCACGGGCCAGAAAGACTTCTGCCTGGCCTCGCGCATCACCCTTCTTCCGTTGACTTTGGCAAACATGCGGCTGCGTCGGCTGAATTTCGTCTCCTTCACGCCCGGCACGTCGTTTGAGTTGAGCCACGGGGCCGGTCAATCGCTGGAACGGGTCCTGATCTATTGGCTGATCGCCAACGAACATGATGTCTCACGGACCAGGGCGACCCGTTTGTTCGAGGCGAATGCCGGCACGGATTCCTTTCGCAACCAAGTGGACTGCTTTCCCACAGCACATCCGTCGCCTCACCCAAAAATTGCGAAGATGTTTTGGGAGCGATTGAGCAATACGGATTTGTTGCGCAAGTTCGACGAACTCTGCGGCGCAATGCCCCGGGCCGGAATGACCGTGCCGCCTGAGCTGCACCGTGACCGCAACCGGCTCATTGGCGAGCTACGCAGGCTTCTGGCCGAATCGTGCCTGAATTGGCTCGAGCCGGACCTGATTATTCTCGACGAGTTTCAGCGATTCAAGCATTTGCTCGAGTCCGACGTGGAAGAGCCGACCGAGGCGGCGCAGCTTGCGCACCACCTGTTCAATTATCAGCAGTCGCAAACCGATTCTTCGCTGGCCGCGCGCGTGCTACTCCTGTCGGCAACGCCGTACAAAATGTATACGCTCGCGCGGGAAAAAGACCAGGACGACCATTACGCCGATTTTGAACGCACGCTTCACTTTTTGATGCCGTCGCCATCCTCCAGGGACCACGTCGCCGGATTGATTCGGCGATATCGCGAGCATCTTTTCGACGTCGCGGTAGGCGGAAATGAGCAACTGCTCGGCGTAAAGCGCGAGCTCGAGGTGGCGTTGCGACAAGTGATGGTCCGCACGGAACGGCTGGCACTGACGCCCGACCGCAACGGCATGCTGGCCGACGTGAAGCAGATGCGGCCACAACTGATGGAAAGCGACGTCGAACAGTACCTGGTTTTGCAACGCGTGGCCCGCAGTCTCGAAAGTGATGACGTGCTCGAATACTGGAAGTCCGCGCCGTACCTACTGAACTTCATGGATGAGTACCAACTTAAGCGAACGCTGCGCGACGAATTGGCGTCGGAGCGGCAAGCATCCAAATTCGTCGACGCCATGCGCGGAGCCAAGGCCGGACTCCTTCGTCCGGAAGTCATTGAGGCGTATGGCAAACTCGATCCAGGTAACGCTCGATTGCGCGCACTGCACGACGACGTGATCGAGCGCGGCGCGTGGCGCCTGCTATGGATTCCACCGTCGCTGCCGTATTCTGAACCGAGGGGCGCTTTCGCGACGCCGACGCTACAATGCTTCACCAAGCGCCTCGTGTTTTCTTGTTGGCGGGTCGTGCCCAAGGCCATTTCGGCGATCTTGAGCTACGAGGCGGAACGCCGAATGATGCGGACGTTCTCCAAAAAGGCGAGAAACACCGCTGAGGCGCGTAAGAAGCGGCGCGCGTTGTTGAGGTTTACATTCGCCAAGGGCAGGCCGACCGGCATGCCGGTGTTGGGCCTTATTTATCCCTGCCGCTGGTTGGTTGAGCAACTCGACCCGCTGTTGCTCGCGCGGCGTTTGCGCGGGGAGCAGCTTCCCGTGCCCGTCGCCGAGTTGGTGCAAGCCGGGGCCGACAGCATTGAATCAGCGTTGCAAGAGGAATTGACGGCGGCTCGCCAGCGTCCGGGCCCCGCGGACGAATCGTGGTATTGGGCGGCTCCTTTGCTGCTGGATCTCAGGCACCACCCCGGTGAAGTGCAGCGCTGGTTTGCGCAGCCGAGATTGAGTCAATCATGGTCCGGCGAACCAACGCAGACCACTGATGACGATTCGGCCCTTGGATGGGAAACGCACGTGAAGAAGGCCCAAGAGTTTCTCGATGGTCGGTTGGAACTTGGACCGCCCCCCAGCGATCTTTGTGAGGTGACGGCGAAGAGTGGCTTTGCCGGCCTGGGCGTCGTATGTCTCCGCGCTCTGAAACGTCATATCGTTGCCGAAGAAGAGGTGGCTAGCGATGCCGTGAAGACGGCTGCCGCGGCGCTGGCCCATTCGTTCTTGCGCCTTTTCAATCTCCCGGAAGCGATGGCTGTGCTTCGCGATCGAAAGCGCGAGACGCCCTACTGGCAGTCAGTCCTGTCGTATTGCCTGGACGGCAATCTGCAGGCGGTGCTCGACGAATATGCTCACATGTTGATTGAGTCGCTGGGCCTCACCGATAAGCCGACGACGATGATCGCTGACGAGCTTTCGAAGGAGATGCAACGCTGCTTGACGCTTCGCACGGCCACCACGCAGGTAGACATACTAACGGTCAGCTCGCGGAGTGTCCGAAGCGAGCCAATCCGCTTGAGAACGCGATTCGCCATGCGGTTTGGCGACCAGGACGCCGACGACGGCAGCGAACCGACGCGCGCCGACCAGGTCCGATCGGCGTTCAACTCGCCGTTTTGGCCGTTCGTGCTGGCGACAACATCCGTTGGTCAAGAGGGCCTCGACTTTCATCCCTATTGCCACGCGGTGGTGCATTGGAACCTGCCCTCGAATCCGGTCGACCTTGAGCAAAGAGAAGGGCGCGTCCACCGTTACAAGGGCCACGCGCTGCGTAAGAACATCGCCGCCGCTCACGGGCCCGTATCGCTCAACGGATCGAAAGACATTTGGGCCGCGATGTTTGAGGCCGCGAGAATCGCGAGATCCGCTGATTTCAACGATTTGTTTCCGTTCTGGGTTACGCTCGACGGTCCCGCCAAGATCGAGAGGCACATACCGGCATTGCCTCTCAGTCGTGATATTCCCAAAGAGGATCAACTGCGCCGCTCGCTTGTCATCTATCGCATGGCCTTCGGGCAAAACCGACAGGAGGATCTCGTCCGTTTTTTGCTGGAGAAGGTAGGTGAAGAGCGTGTCCGTCAGCTTATTGAAGCATGCCGATTGTCGCTTGCGCCCACGTGA
- a CDS encoding aminotransferase class I/II-fold pyridoxal phosphate-dependent enzyme: MKLAERMAYFDSSGIRKVFDLASKMRNPINLSIGQPDFEVPEAVKRAAVEAIESNKNGYALTQGMPVLREKLQAAVDAEYGHGDRRVFVTSGTSGGLVLALLALVDPGDEVIVFDPCFVMYPSLVKLAGGVCVWVDTYPDFHVDLDRLRAAITPRTKVILFNSPGNPTGVVATDTEIREVARLAAERGIALVSDEIYRAFCYDVPFVSPATFNAETLVIDGFSKTYGVTGWRVGFAHGTQAVIDAMQKMQQYTFVCAPQPAQWACAAAMDVDMSAYIADYRRKRDRLLAGIGDLYEVVTPGGAFYAFPKVPWGTAGEFVAEAVRRELLIIPGDIFSARDTHFRISYAASDATIDRGVDVLRALCRA, translated from the coding sequence ATGAAGCTGGCTGAACGCATGGCGTATTTCGACAGTTCGGGCATCCGCAAGGTGTTCGATCTGGCGAGCAAGATGCGCAACCCGATCAATCTCTCCATCGGCCAGCCCGATTTCGAGGTGCCCGAAGCGGTCAAGCGGGCCGCCGTCGAGGCGATCGAGTCGAACAAGAACGGCTATGCCCTCACGCAAGGCATGCCCGTGCTGCGCGAGAAGCTGCAAGCCGCCGTCGATGCCGAATATGGCCATGGCGATCGCCGCGTGTTTGTCACCAGCGGCACCAGCGGCGGCCTGGTGCTGGCCCTGCTGGCACTGGTCGACCCCGGCGACGAAGTGATCGTGTTCGATCCGTGCTTCGTGATGTATCCCTCACTGGTCAAGCTGGCCGGCGGGGTCTGCGTGTGGGTCGACACCTATCCCGATTTTCACGTCGATCTCGACCGCCTTCGCGCCGCGATCACGCCGCGCACAAAGGTGATCCTGTTCAACAGCCCCGGCAACCCGACGGGCGTGGTGGCCACGGACACGGAGATCCGCGAGGTCGCGCGGTTGGCCGCCGAGCGAGGCATCGCGCTGGTGAGCGACGAGATTTACCGCGCCTTTTGCTACGACGTTCCGTTTGTTTCGCCGGCGACCTTCAACGCGGAAACGCTGGTGATCGACGGCTTCAGCAAGACGTATGGCGTCACGGGCTGGCGCGTGGGATTTGCCCACGGTACGCAAGCGGTGATCGACGCCATGCAGAAGATGCAGCAATACACGTTTGTCTGCGCGCCGCAGCCGGCCCAGTGGGCCTGCGCGGCGGCGATGGACGTCGACATGTCGGCGTACATCGCCGACTACCGCCGTAAGCGCGATCGACTGCTGGCGGGCATCGGCGACCTGTACGAGGTGGTGACGCCCGGCGGAGCGTTCTATGCCTTTCCCAAAGTTCCCTGGGGAACGGCCGGCGAGTTCGTGGCCGAGGCGGTCCGCCGAGAGCTGCTGATCATTCCGGGCGACATTTTCAGCGCTCGCGACACCCACTTTCGCATTTCGTACGCGGCCAGCGACGCGACGATCGACCGGGGAGTGGACGTGTTGCGAGCGTTGTGCCGTGCCTAA
- a CDS encoding protein-disulfide reductase DsbD domain-containing protein yields the protein MRQLCRIILRPAMLGFLLACQTAALAQVGQLDLGGSAGAENGPLVTVSAAFAVEKGGRKGQLSVTASIADEWHIYSITQPAGGPVRTKIKLDPNPGFKLAGDFTPSSPPKAHVDDLAFNGLTLEEHAGSVTWTAPIELAADLDPAKLKITGKLFAQTCRAGQCLFPQDFPFAAKFGRPSIAEKGRSAAAPADAERSPGQAGKFELDAITFRGHLSPKAAVPGGKVSLVITAEPASGWHIYELSGKTSAAIGAKPTLLVLTETSGLKNGPAVASQEPLRDPQNTRPFYDDAVTWTVEMTVPKGAKPGAIKIAGLLGYQICTTKSCKNPSAVGFEANMAIGGAAVDGKIPLKFTSDHRYHEVEKLAKDSAANGGGTGASQGGGKSTGLNLDQIKPAGSGGQPSSLAYMLGVGFLGGLILNLMPCVLPVIGLKILSFLEQSGHSHRQAFLLNLWYSLGMLAVFMALATLPVVFRLWFNQSFGWGQQFSYVGFNVTLAAIVFVMALSFLGVWEIPIPGFVGGGKANQLVAQEGFSGAFAKGAITTVLATPCSGPFLGTALGFALVQPPLVIYLMFASIGLGMASPYLLIGAFPQLMRFLPKPGAWMDTFKQIMGFVLLGTVVYLMTLINVEYFIPTLALLFGLWAGCWWIGRTPLYAELPAKLRAWAWGSAVSACIGVFAFQWLGPQPDAVLPWRPFSIGALAKLTAEGKTVMLDFTADWCPTCKVLEHTVLNTSETKAFVERHGIVPMVADMTSNPEEEAAFRDKLGSKSIPLLAIFPAGRPNEPIVLKDAYTKGMLFEKLKEAGPSKGPSQLADLTAAGRP from the coding sequence ATGCGGCAGCTTTGTCGAATTATTTTGCGGCCGGCGATGCTCGGCTTCTTGCTCGCCTGCCAAACGGCGGCCTTGGCCCAGGTCGGTCAACTCGATCTCGGCGGGAGCGCGGGTGCTGAGAACGGCCCGTTGGTGACGGTCTCCGCCGCCTTCGCGGTCGAGAAGGGCGGGCGGAAGGGCCAGTTGTCGGTCACGGCCAGCATCGCCGACGAATGGCACATCTATTCCATCACTCAGCCCGCGGGCGGGCCGGTCCGCACCAAGATCAAGCTCGACCCCAACCCCGGCTTCAAGCTTGCCGGCGATTTCACGCCCTCCTCGCCGCCGAAGGCGCATGTCGACGATCTGGCATTCAACGGACTGACTCTCGAAGAGCATGCCGGGTCGGTGACGTGGACCGCGCCCATCGAACTGGCCGCAGACCTGGATCCCGCCAAGCTGAAGATCACCGGAAAGCTGTTTGCTCAGACCTGCCGGGCCGGCCAATGCCTCTTTCCACAGGACTTTCCGTTTGCCGCGAAATTCGGTCGTCCGTCAATCGCCGAAAAGGGGCGGTCGGCGGCGGCACCTGCGGACGCAGAGCGCAGTCCCGGCCAAGCCGGCAAGTTCGAACTGGACGCGATTACCTTCCGTGGCCATCTCTCGCCTAAGGCGGCGGTTCCAGGCGGAAAAGTGTCGCTGGTCATCACGGCCGAGCCCGCCAGCGGCTGGCACATCTATGAGTTGAGCGGCAAAACGTCGGCCGCAATCGGCGCGAAGCCGACCTTGCTTGTGCTCACGGAAACGTCGGGGCTGAAAAACGGCCCGGCCGTCGCCAGCCAAGAGCCGCTGCGCGATCCGCAGAACACGCGGCCGTTTTACGACGACGCCGTGACGTGGACCGTCGAGATGACCGTGCCGAAAGGAGCGAAGCCGGGGGCGATCAAGATTGCCGGCTTGCTCGGCTATCAAATCTGCACCACCAAGAGTTGCAAGAATCCCTCGGCCGTCGGTTTCGAGGCCAACATGGCGATTGGCGGCGCGGCCGTCGACGGCAAGATTCCGCTCAAGTTCACTTCCGATCACCGCTATCACGAAGTGGAGAAGCTGGCCAAAGATTCGGCTGCCAACGGCGGCGGCACCGGTGCGAGCCAGGGCGGAGGCAAGTCGACGGGCCTCAATCTCGACCAGATCAAGCCGGCCGGCAGCGGCGGCCAGCCGAGCTCGCTGGCCTATATGTTGGGGGTTGGCTTCCTCGGCGGCCTGATCTTGAACCTGATGCCCTGCGTGCTGCCGGTGATCGGCCTGAAGATTCTCTCGTTTCTGGAACAAAGCGGGCATAGTCACCGGCAGGCGTTCTTGCTTAACCTTTGGTATTCGCTGGGGATGTTGGCGGTGTTCATGGCGTTGGCCACGCTGCCGGTCGTGTTTCGGCTTTGGTTCAACCAAAGCTTCGGTTGGGGGCAACAGTTCTCCTATGTCGGCTTCAACGTCACGCTGGCCGCCATCGTGTTCGTGATGGCCTTGAGCTTTCTGGGAGTTTGGGAAATCCCCATTCCGGGCTTCGTCGGCGGCGGAAAGGCCAACCAACTCGTGGCCCAAGAAGGTTTTTCGGGCGCCTTCGCCAAGGGCGCCATCACCACGGTCTTGGCGACCCCGTGCAGCGGACCTTTCCTGGGCACCGCGCTCGGCTTCGCCCTGGTGCAACCGCCGCTCGTGATTTACTTGATGTTCGCCAGCATCGGCCTGGGGATGGCAAGCCCCTATCTGCTGATCGGGGCCTTTCCGCAGCTCATGCGGTTTCTGCCCAAGCCCGGCGCCTGGATGGACACGTTCAAGCAGATCATGGGCTTCGTTTTGCTCGGCACCGTAGTCTACTTGATGACTTTGATCAATGTGGAGTATTTCATTCCCACCCTGGCGTTGCTGTTCGGCCTTTGGGCCGGCTGCTGGTGGATCGGCCGGACACCGCTTTATGCCGAGCTTCCGGCGAAGCTGCGTGCCTGGGCGTGGGGATCGGCTGTCTCAGCATGCATCGGGGTTTTCGCCTTTCAATGGCTCGGCCCGCAACCGGACGCAGTTCTTCCCTGGCGGCCCTTCTCGATTGGCGCGCTAGCGAAGCTTACGGCGGAGGGCAAAACGGTCATGCTCGATTTCACGGCGGACTGGTGCCCCACGTGCAAAGTATTGGAGCACACGGTGCTGAACACCTCGGAGACGAAGGCGTTCGTCGAGCGCCACGGGATTGTGCCGATGGTCGCCGATATGACTTCCAATCCCGAAGAGGAAGCGGCCTTTCGCGACAAACTCGGCTCCAAGTCCATCCCCCTGCTTGCCATTTTCCCCGCCGGGCGGCCGAACGAGCCGATCGTGTTGAAAGACGCTTACACCAAGGGAATGCTGTTCGAGAAGCTGAAAGAAGCCGGACCATCGAAAGGCCCCTCGCAGCTTGCCGATCTGACGGCCGCGGGCAGGCCGTGA
- a CDS encoding DUF433 domain-containing protein, whose protein sequence is MAKLQFKAEKIAEFSDSREMPAYSIPQAAHYLQMPVATLRSWVLGRDYPTGRGTKRFRPVIRLPDEERPLLSFFNLAEAHVLNALRRDHSIRLQDVRSALNYIQNELGAAHPLLDYRFETNGVALFVTKLGKLVEASAAGQLVMREVLDAYLKRLEREDLVVARLYPFTRARETDGPKLVLIDPRHSFGRPVLARARIATAVIAERYKAGESIDDLADDYACERLEVEEALRCELSLEAA, encoded by the coding sequence GTGGCTAAGCTGCAGTTCAAGGCGGAGAAGATCGCTGAGTTTAGCGACTCGCGCGAAATGCCGGCGTACAGCATTCCCCAAGCCGCGCACTACCTGCAGATGCCGGTGGCGACGTTGCGTTCGTGGGTTCTTGGCCGCGATTATCCGACCGGACGCGGAACGAAGCGATTTAGGCCGGTCATCCGCCTGCCAGACGAAGAAAGGCCGCTGCTCTCGTTCTTTAACCTCGCGGAGGCCCACGTGCTCAATGCCCTGCGGCGCGATCACAGCATCCGCCTGCAAGACGTCCGATCGGCGCTCAATTACATCCAAAACGAGTTGGGAGCGGCGCATCCGCTTCTCGACTACCGATTCGAAACGAACGGCGTCGCGTTGTTCGTGACCAAGCTCGGCAAACTGGTCGAGGCGTCGGCGGCCGGCCAACTCGTCATGCGAGAGGTGTTGGACGCTTATCTGAAGCGTCTCGAGCGCGAGGATCTCGTGGTGGCCAGGCTGTATCCTTTCACTCGGGCCCGAGAGACCGACGGCCCGAAACTCGTGTTGATCGACCCGAGGCACTCCTTCGGGCGACCGGTGCTGGCGCGTGCGCGAATTGCCACGGCCGTCATTGCCGAGCGGTACAAGGCGGGCGAATCCATCGACGATCTGGCCGACGACTATGCCTGCGAAAGGCTCGAAGTCGAGGAAGCGCTCCGTTGCGAGCTCTCACTCGAAGCCGCCTGA
- a CDS encoding phospholipase D family protein: MLEPHSRKLLLETLAPPPEHRLDWAVGTTYSLDLIALLAAPVAFAFSDWQDRQGNPVLEPLSLLKATRQYAHRILLFCQAGRIHVPRSYQPLLVNLEGSIAEALAPRGGSFHPKIWFLRYLGPDATVTYRMLCLSRNMTFDRSWDTMLCMEGPLCDRSNAFARNHPLGQFVESLPKMSRRSLASEWRKRIEQLAHELRRVDFSLPEQFEDVRYWPIGLGETDDWPFDDRIDRMLVISPFVDAGFVNRIAPYSAPLELVSRAETLDCLPSAELARFERVWVLDETAQPEQEDAATALNFQGSESKNASDSRHGDEMAGPALLGLHAKCYIADAGWNSRIWTGSANATGVAFASNVEFLVELRGKKSRYGIATIMGRSGDDEDKHIACLRDLLRPFVEHPETTVLPSDQLLFDRQADELAKQIAMRAAVADCEKCDENHYALVVRPTKSGRVSPPTGSTLRVWPISLGPSQSTAISFDHDVWCRFVPVSLIGLTSFFAWELVSADGQFSHQFVLYLPLVNAPADRSECVLRHLLVDRQSVLRFLLLLLIDPDEANFASLFAAASENAANGVFGDSLVASLLESLLQALDRRPDQIDEVEHLVLDLEKSPEGRRLLPEGFHEVWRPIIDARRKHRSKASKK, encoded by the coding sequence ATGCTTGAGCCTCATAGCCGGAAGCTACTGCTGGAAACCCTCGCTCCTCCGCCCGAGCACAGGCTCGATTGGGCAGTCGGAACGACGTATTCGCTGGACTTGATCGCTCTTTTGGCCGCTCCTGTGGCGTTCGCCTTTTCCGACTGGCAGGACCGACAGGGGAACCCAGTCCTGGAACCGCTCTCGCTCTTGAAGGCAACTCGCCAATATGCGCACCGCATTCTGCTGTTCTGCCAAGCGGGACGCATTCATGTGCCGCGCAGCTACCAGCCGCTGCTGGTGAACCTCGAGGGCTCGATCGCGGAGGCGCTTGCGCCTCGCGGCGGAAGCTTCCATCCAAAGATTTGGTTTCTGCGGTACTTGGGCCCGGATGCGACCGTGACGTACCGAATGCTTTGTTTAAGCCGCAACATGACCTTCGATCGCTCGTGGGACACGATGCTATGCATGGAAGGCCCGCTTTGCGACCGATCCAACGCATTCGCGCGCAATCATCCGCTGGGCCAGTTCGTCGAAAGCCTACCCAAAATGTCGCGGCGCAGCCTGGCCTCCGAATGGCGAAAGCGGATCGAACAACTTGCCCACGAGCTGCGGCGCGTCGATTTTAGCCTGCCAGAGCAATTCGAGGACGTTCGTTATTGGCCGATCGGTCTGGGCGAAACCGATGACTGGCCGTTCGACGACCGGATCGACAGGATGCTCGTGATCTCACCGTTCGTCGATGCCGGATTCGTCAACAGGATCGCGCCGTATTCGGCGCCGCTTGAATTAGTGTCCAGGGCCGAAACCCTCGATTGCTTGCCGTCGGCGGAGCTTGCTCGATTTGAGCGGGTTTGGGTCCTCGACGAGACCGCCCAGCCGGAGCAGGAAGACGCCGCCACCGCTCTCAATTTCCAAGGCTCCGAATCGAAAAATGCCTCCGACTCTCGGCACGGCGATGAAATGGCCGGTCCGGCGTTGCTCGGTCTGCACGCCAAGTGCTACATAGCCGACGCCGGCTGGAACAGCCGCATCTGGACCGGTTCGGCGAACGCCACGGGCGTGGCGTTCGCGAGCAATGTCGAGTTTCTGGTCGAGTTGCGCGGCAAAAAGAGCCGCTATGGCATCGCGACGATCATGGGCCGGTCCGGTGATGACGAAGACAAACACATTGCCTGCTTGCGTGACTTGCTAAGGCCGTTCGTCGAACACCCGGAAACAACAGTGCTTCCGTCCGATCAGTTGCTATTCGACCGGCAAGCGGACGAATTGGCGAAGCAGATCGCGATGCGCGCCGCCGTGGCGGATTGTGAAAAATGTGATGAGAACCATTATGCGTTGGTTGTGCGTCCCACAAAGTCGGGCCGCGTATCACCACCGACCGGCTCGACGTTGCGAGTTTGGCCGATCAGTCTCGGACCAAGCCAGAGCACGGCAATCTCCTTTGATCACGACGTATGGTGCCGCTTTGTGCCCGTTTCGTTAATCGGCCTAACTTCATTCTTCGCCTGGGAGCTTGTCTCCGCGGACGGCCAATTCTCCCACCAGTTTGTACTTTACCTTCCACTGGTGAACGCGCCTGCTGACCGTTCCGAGTGCGTCCTGCGGCATCTCTTGGTCGATCGCCAAAGCGTGCTGCGTTTTCTCCTCCTGCTTCTGATTGATCCGGATGAGGCCAACTTTGCCAGCCTGTTCGCGGCAGCCTCGGAGAACGCCGCCAACGGTGTCTTCGGCGATTCACTCGTCGCCTCGCTGCTGGAATCGCTGCTGCAAGCGCTCGACCGTCGTCCAGACCAGATCGACGAGGTGGAGCATCTCGTTCTGGATTTGGAAAAATCCCCGGAGGGGCGACGACTTTTGCCGGAAGGCTTCCATGAAGTCTGGAGGCCGATTATCGACGCGCGCCGCAAGCACCGCTCGAAAGCCTCGAAAAAGTGA
- a CDS encoding antitoxin family protein produces the protein MSITIAAIYENGVLRPRQPLELAEGTEVRLTISAPVGRRQPEVERSLDAEIERLAALKPNWDGYGGPAINDDILDAARRFAARLAAHIVEPPLVVPMSSGALQFEWHKGRRILELEVEDPVTIHYLKWDPTEGVQEEDVFGIDDTEKAVALIGWFTGAGANV, from the coding sequence ATGAGCATCACCATCGCAGCCATCTACGAGAACGGCGTCCTCAGGCCGCGGCAGCCACTGGAGCTGGCGGAAGGCACGGAAGTGCGCCTGACAATCAGCGCGCCGGTCGGTCGTCGGCAGCCCGAGGTGGAACGCTCGCTCGATGCCGAAATCGAGCGGCTGGCCGCCTTAAAACCGAATTGGGACGGCTATGGCGGGCCGGCAATCAACGACGATATCCTGGATGCCGCCCGGCGATTTGCCGCCCGGCTCGCCGCCCATATCGTCGAACCGCCGTTGGTCGTGCCGATGTCGAGCGGCGCGTTGCAGTTCGAATGGCACAAGGGCCGAAGAATCCTGGAACTCGAAGTCGAAGATCCGGTCACGATTCATTATCTGAAATGGGATCCGACCGAAGGAGTGCAGGAGGAGGACGTGTTTGGGATCGACGACACCGAGAAAGCGGTAGCCCTGATCGGCTGGTTCACGGGGGCGGGGGCGAATGTCTGA